The following are encoded together in the Lactuca sativa cultivar Salinas chromosome 1, Lsat_Salinas_v11, whole genome shotgun sequence genome:
- the LOC111920176 gene encoding protein MICRORCHIDIA 7 — MAGVKVKHEILEELNGDDSDNTKTKDVSGAPVIDIDSSDDDSCSSGDGIKNGKRSRVSRGVDEVHSNKKNKSADGVTLPAGFLDRLPPKDAALQNKKGNIVSSERNCKQFWKAGDFEGGSGSSRSSGGGWDAPAGGIDHLRVHPRFLHSNATSHKWVLGAFAELLDNSLDEVCNGATYVKIDMLTNKKDDNRMLLIEDNGGGMDPDKMRLCMSLGFSLKSKIKDAIGQYGNGFKTSTMRLGADVIVFSRCSGKNGNRPTQSIGLLSYTFLRSTGKEDIVVPMLDYERRDREWKKMKRASASDWDKNVEAMVQWSPFSSEADLLKQFDKMKDQGTRIIIYNLWEDDQGQLELDFDADKHDIQIRGVNRDEKSIEMATQYPNSRHFLTYRHSLRSYASILYLRVPPCFRMILRGVDVQHHNIVNDMMMTNEVTYRPQPGLDGVPKDLNMVATVTVGFVKDARAHIDVQGFNVYHKNRLIKPFWRLWNAAGSDGRGVIGVLEANFVEPAHDKQGFERTNVLSRLETRLVHMQKTYWNAYCHKIGYAPRQHKNKPEDLEPSPNYRDDPSSKKKNKIHGVGVGSSESTSPMFQNMRDNDLKTNMTPKHANANGDYYSQRDSSGQKTRLVSALEVRHPDYSPIQKGMQVVTRVPGGVNGNETALSNNDTQRLNQLVEENRELKERLKRREEEVLGNLLQDLESEKNRCKTLEAQIEEEKHKYDVLNREQESIIAIFTEERERRDSEEQTLRKKLKEAEATNKNLVEKVTQLQLEKMKSQGRKWGQ, encoded by the exons ATGGCTGGCGTTAAAGTTAAGCACGAAATCCTGGAGGAATTGAACGGTGACGACAGTGACAATACGAAAACGAAGGATGTTTCGGGAGCTCCGGTGATTGATATTGATAGTTCCGATGACGATTCCTGTTCATCTGGCGATGGAATTAAAAATGGCAAGAGGTCTAGGGTTTCGAGAGGTGTTGACGAAGTTCATAGTAACAAAAAGAATAAATCTGCGGAtggtgtgacccttcccgcagGTTTTCTAGATCGTTTGCCGCCTAAGGATGCGGCATTGCAAAATAAGAAGGGAAATATTGTTTCGTCGGAACGGAACTGTAAGCAGTTTTGGAAAGCTGGCGATTTCGAAGGAGGTTCCGGATCTTCCAGATCTTCCGGTGGTGGTTGGGATGCACCCGCAG gtgGTATAGATCATTTAAGGGTTCATCCAAGATTTCTGCACTCCAATGCAACTAGTCATAAATGGGTTCTTGGAG CTTTTGCAGAACTTCTGGACAATTCACTAGATGAG GTCTGTAATGGTGCTACTTATGTCAAGATTGATATGCTAACAAACAAGAAAGATGATAACAGAATGTTGCTGATTGAAG ATAATGGTGGTGGGATGGACCCAGATAAAATGCGTCTATGCATGTCTCTTGGCTTTTCTTTGAAAAGCAAGATCAAAGATGCTATTGGACAAT ATGGGAATGGTTTCAAAACAAGCACCATGAGGCTTGGAGCTGATGTTATTGTCTTCTCTCGATGCTCTGGGAAAAACGGAAATAG GCCTACACAAAGCATTGGTCTATTGTCCTACACATTTCTTCGGAGCACAGGAAAGGAAGACATTGTAGTTCCCATG CTTGATTATGAAAGACGTGATCGAGAATGGAAGAAGATGAAACGAGCATCAGCAAGTGATTGGGATAAAAACGTCGAGGCAATGGTACAATGGTCTCCTTTTTCAAGTGAAGCAGACCTCTTGAAACAA TTTGACAAGATGAAAGATCAAGGCACTCGCATAATCATTTACAATCTGTGGGAAGACGATCAAGGCCAATTAGAGCTCGATTTTGATGCCGATAAACAT GATATTCAAATTCGAGGTGTTAATAGAGATGAGAAAAGTATAGAAATGGCAACACAGTATCCCAACTCTAGACACTTCCTTACATATCGCCACTCTCTCAGG agtTATGCATCGATTCTGTATCTAAGAGTTCCTCCTTGCTTCCGGATGATTCTGCGTGGGGTTGATGTGCAACATCATAATATTGTAAATGATATGATGATGACAAATGAAGTGACATATCGTCCACAGCCTGGTCTTGATGGGGTTCCCAAGGACTTAAAT ATGGTTGCTACAGTTACTGTGGGATTTGTAAAGGATGCAAGGGCTCATATCGATGTACAAGGATTCAATGTTTATCATAAAAACAGACTCATCAAG CCATTTTGGAGACTTTGGAATGCTGCAGGAAGTGATGGTCGTGGTGTCATAG GTGTATTGGAGGCTAATTTTGTTGAACCAGCTCATGACAAACAAGGGTTTGAACGCACCAATGTTCTTTCAAGACTCGAAACACGCCTCGTTCATATGCAGAAGACATACTG GAATGCATACTGTCACAAAATTGGGTATGCGCCACGTCAGCACAAGAATAAACCGGAAGACCTAG AACCTTCTCCTAATTACAGAGATGACCCTTCTTCTAAAAAGAAGAATAAGATACATGGTGTAGGTGTTGGCTCTTCTGAATCAACATCACCTATGTTTCAAAACATGCgtgataatgatttgaaaacaaacATGACTCCTAAACATGCAAATGCAAATGGAGATTATTATTCTCAGAGAGATTCATCAGGTCAAAAGACTCGTTTGGTTTCAGCTCTTGAGGTCAGGCATCCAGATTATTCTCCAATCCAAAAAGGAATGCAAGTTGTGACACGTGTTCCTGGTGGTGTTAATGGAAATGAAACTGCTCTTTCAAATAATGACACTCAGAGGTTGAATCAATTGGTTGAAGAAAACCGTGAGTTGAAGGAAAGATTGAAAAGACGTGAAGAAGAGGTATTAGGTAATCTGCTTCAGGATCTAGAATCTGAAAAGAATCGTTGCAAAACACTTGAAGCACAG ATTGAAGAGGAAAAACACAAATATGATGTTTTAAACAGGGAGCAAGAAAGTATCATTGCTATATTTACAGAGGAGAGAGAACGTAGAGACTCTGAGGAGCAAACACTGAGAAAGAAGTTGAAg GAAGCGGAAGCTACAAATAAGAACTTGGTGGAAAAGGTGACACAGTTGCAGTTGGAGAAGATGAAGAGTCAGGGGCGCAAGTGGGGCCAGTAG
- the LOC111920175 gene encoding NADH dehydrogenase [ubiquinone] 1 alpha subcomplex subunit 2, which translates to MAWIGQLSKNLKELRVLFCQTSPGSSSARAFVEKNYKELKKANPKLPILIRECSGTEPQLWARYDMGVERGIRLEGMSEDQISKALQDLAKGGSSLKS; encoded by the exons ATGGCATGGATCGGACAATTATCAAAGAATCTGAAAGAGCTCCGAGTTCTCTTTTGTCAAACTTCACCTGGCAGTTCTTCCGCAAG GGCGTTTGTTGAGAAGAATTACAAGGAATTGAAGAAAGCAAACCCTAAGTTGCCTATACTGATCCGCGAATGCAGCGGCACCGAGCCTCAGCTGTGGGCGAGATACG ATATGGGAGTTGAGAGGGGTATTCGTTTGGAAGGGATGTCGGAGGATCAAATCTCAAAGGCATTGCAGGATCTTGCGAAAGGAGGGTCATCCCTTAAATCCTAA
- the LOC111920178 gene encoding RNA pseudouridine synthase 7 isoform X1, with product MKRNREDMEIVWQTPANPPERHDYIFRNGIRYVKPYYFEFISHAKVRWAGKTIVDLFADEFKGRNRDYYDSAVKSGRIQVDGKTVSVYYRVQSSQKISHFLHRHEPPVMALDVEILHKGEDVLTVCKPASVPVHPCGQYRKNTVVGILQAEHDLAPLFPIHRLDRLVSGLLILARSASQAEIFRQQIEAGMVQKQYVAKVVGEFPEEEQVVNLRVNFNAREGRSTVEPESTDEKVNGKSACTKFTRISTNGKYSIVSCHPVTGRTHQIRVHLQSTGHPIANDPLYLSDHIDSNSRRAFTAHKTAVKSTHSLESKSNDNHISESEHSVEDFDIDPMCTNCPNLAPIGYDGSEEGLWLHCVRYSGPDWVYECPYPEWASLSL from the exons ATGAAGAGGAACAGAGAAGACATGGAGATTGTCTGGCAAACTCCGGCCAACCCTCCGGAGCGCCATGATTATATCTTCCGTAACG GCATTCGTTATGTTAAGCCCTACTACTTCGAATTCATTTCTCAT GCTAAGGTTCGGTGGGCCGGGAAGACCATCGTTGATCTGTTTGCCGACGAGTTCAAAGGTCGGAACCGTGATTACTAT GATTCTGCTGTAAAGTCTGGCCGCATACAGGTAGATGGAAAGACAGTGTCTGTTTATTACAGAGTTCAATCATCACAAAAGATTAGTCACTTCCTGCATAG GCATGAACCCCCAGTGATGGCGTTGGATGTTGAGATTCTGCACAAAGGAGAAGATGTACTTACTGTTTGTAAGCCTGCATCTGTTCCC GTACATCCATGTGGTCAATATCGTAAGAACACAGTTGTTGGCATTCTTCAGGCAGAACACGACTTGGCCCCTCTCTTCC CCATTCATCGTCTCGATCGTTTGGTCTCCGGACTTCTTATTCTTGCCAGAAGTGCTTCTCAGGCTGAAATTTTCAGACAACAG ATTGAAGCTGGTATGGTACAAAAACAGTATGTTGCAAAAGTTGTTGGGGAATTTCCTGAGGAGGAG CAAGTCGTTAATTTGAGGGTAAATTTCAATGCTCGAGAAGGAAGGAGTACAGTAGAG CCAGAGTCCACAGATGAAAAAGTCAACGGGAAGTCCGCATGTACAAAATTTACTAGAATCTCTACAAACGGGAAATATAGCATCGTATCATGTCATCCAGTCACTGGAAGAACTCATCAA ATTCGTGTGCACCTACAATCCACGGGTCACCCGATAGCCAATGACCCACTCTACCTCTCCGATCACATTGATAGCAACTCGAGAAGAGCATTTACTGCGCATAAAACCGCAGTGAAGTCGACTCATTCGTTAGAATCCAAGTCAAATGATAATCACATCAGTGAATCTGAACATTCCGTTGAAGATTTTGACATAGATCCAATGTGCACAAATTGCCCAAACTTGGCTCCTATAGG ATACGATGGGAGTGAAGAAGGTTTGTGGCTTCATTGTGTTCGATACAGTGGACCCGATTGGGTATATGAATGTCCATATCCAGAATGGGCATCTTTAAGCTTATAA
- the LOC111920177 gene encoding glutamate-1-semialdehyde 2,1-aminomutase, chloroplastic — protein MAGIGLSWPSKLTDRPKLTSTVSRSSSSRCCLSSVKMTVSVDEKKKTFTLKKSEEAFNAAKELMPGGVNSPVRAFKSVGGQPIVIDSVKGSHMWDIDGNEYIDYVGSWGPAIIGHADDEVLAALGETMKKGTSFGAPCLLENVLAEMVISAVPSIEMVRFVNSGTEACMGVLRLARAYTGKTKIIKFEGCYHGHADPFLVKAGSGVATLGLPDSPGVPKSATSDTLTSPYNDIATVQNLFNAHKGEIAAVILEPVVGNSGFITPTPEFLNSLREITKQNDALLIFDEVMTGFRLAYGGAQEYFGVTPDLTTLGKIIGGGLPVGAYGGRREIMEMVAPAGPMYQAGTLSGNPLAMTAGIHTLKRLQGAGTYEYLDKITSELIGGILDEGKKAGHAMCGGYIRGMFGFFFTDGPVYNFEDAKKSDTDKFGRFYRGMLEEGVYFAPSQFEAGFTGLTHTPEDIQRTIDAAAKVFKQL, from the exons ATGGCGGGGATAGGGTTATCATGGCCATCAAAGTTGACCGATAGACCTAAACTCACTTCCACCGTCTCTCGGTCTTCCTCATCTCGTTGCTGTTTATCTTCCGTTAAAATGACCGTCTCCGTCGACGAGAAGAAGAAGACTTTTACCCTCAAGAAATCTGAAGAAGCCTTCAACGCTGCCAAG GAGTTGATGCCAGGAGGTGTTAATTCCCCTGTTCGTGCTTTCAAATCAGTTGGTGGGCAGCCTATTGTAATTGATTCTGTTAAGGGTTCTCACATGTGGGACATCGATGGCAATGAGTATATCGATTATGTTGGTTCCTGGGGACCCGCAATCATTGGCCATGCAGATGACGAG GTACTTGCAGCCTTAGGAGAAACAATGAAAAAAGGAACAAGTTTCGGTGCTCCATGTCTCCTAGAAAACGTATTAGCCGAAATGGTGATCTCAGCTGTTCCCAGTATCGAAATGGTCAGATTTGTGAATTCCGGGACAGAAGCGTGCATGGGTGTACTCCGGTTAGCCCGTGCCTACACCGGAAagacaaaaataataaaattcgAAGGATGTTACCACGGCCACGCCGACCCCTTCCTTGTCAAAGCCGGAAGCGGAGTCGCCACCCTCGGACTCCCTGATTCCCCCGGAGTCCCCAAATCCGCCACCTCCGACACCCTAACATCCCCTTACAATGACATCGCCACCGTCCAAAACCTCTTCAACGCTCACAAAGGCGAGATTGCGGCCGTAATCCTCGAACCCGTAGTTGGAAACTCCGGATTCATCACTCCGACTCCGGAGTTTCTCAATTCCCTCCGCGAAATCACGAAACAGAACGATGCGCTTCTTATATTCGATGAAGTGATGACGGGGTTCCGGTTAGCGTATGGTGGGGCGCAGGAGTATTTCGGTGTGACTCCCGATTTGACGACTTTAGGGAAGATTATTGGTGGCGGGCTTCCGGTGGGGGCGTATGGCGGGAGGCGGGAGATCATGGAGATGGTGGCTCCGGCGGGACCCATGTATCAGGCGGGGACACTTAGTGGGAACCCTTTGGCGATGACAGCTGGCATTCATACGCTTAAAAGGCTTCAAGGAGCGGGGACTTATGAGTATTTGGATAAAATTACGAGTGAACTTATTGGTGGGATTTTGGATGAGGGTAAAAAGGCGGGGCATGCGATGTGTGGAGGGTATATTAGGGGAATGTTTGGATTCTTTTTTACGGATGGACCGGTTTATAATTTTGAGGATGCTAAAAAGAGTGACACGGATAAATTTGGGAGGTTTTATAGAGGGATGTTGGAAGAAGGTGTTTATTTTGCTCCTTCTCAGTTTGAGGCTGGGTTTACTGGGTTGACTCATACACCTGAGGATATTCAACGGACGATTGATGCTGctgccaaggttttcaaacagcTTTAG
- the LOC111920178 gene encoding RNA pseudouridine synthase 7 isoform X3: MKRNREDMEIVWQTPANPPERHDYIFRNGIRYVKPYYFEFISHAKVRWAGKTIVDLFADEFKGRNRDYYDSAVKSGRIQVDGKTVSVYYRVQSSQKISHFLHRHEPPVMALDVEILHKGEDVLTVCKPASVPVHPCGQYRKNTVVGILQAEHDLAPLFPIHRLDRLVSGLLILARSASQAEIFRQQIEAGMVQKQYVAKVVGEFPEEEQVVNLRVNFNAREGRSTVESPQMKKSTGSPHVQNLLESLQTGNIASYHVIQSLEELIKFVCTYNPRVTR, from the exons ATGAAGAGGAACAGAGAAGACATGGAGATTGTCTGGCAAACTCCGGCCAACCCTCCGGAGCGCCATGATTATATCTTCCGTAACG GCATTCGTTATGTTAAGCCCTACTACTTCGAATTCATTTCTCAT GCTAAGGTTCGGTGGGCCGGGAAGACCATCGTTGATCTGTTTGCCGACGAGTTCAAAGGTCGGAACCGTGATTACTAT GATTCTGCTGTAAAGTCTGGCCGCATACAGGTAGATGGAAAGACAGTGTCTGTTTATTACAGAGTTCAATCATCACAAAAGATTAGTCACTTCCTGCATAG GCATGAACCCCCAGTGATGGCGTTGGATGTTGAGATTCTGCACAAAGGAGAAGATGTACTTACTGTTTGTAAGCCTGCATCTGTTCCC GTACATCCATGTGGTCAATATCGTAAGAACACAGTTGTTGGCATTCTTCAGGCAGAACACGACTTGGCCCCTCTCTTCC CCATTCATCGTCTCGATCGTTTGGTCTCCGGACTTCTTATTCTTGCCAGAAGTGCTTCTCAGGCTGAAATTTTCAGACAACAG ATTGAAGCTGGTATGGTACAAAAACAGTATGTTGCAAAAGTTGTTGGGGAATTTCCTGAGGAGGAG CAAGTCGTTAATTTGAGGGTAAATTTCAATGCTCGAGAAGGAAGGAGTACAGTAGAG AGTCCACAGATGAAAAAGTCAACGGGAAGTCCGCATGTACAAAATTTACTAGAATCTCTACAAACGGGAAATATAGCATCGTATCATGTCATCCAGTCACTGGAAGAACTCATCAA ATTCGTGTGCACCTACAATCCACGGGTCACCCGATAG
- the LOC111920178 gene encoding RNA pseudouridine synthase 7 isoform X2 has protein sequence MIISSVTAFVMLSPTTSNSFLMYAKVRWAGKTIVDLFADEFKGRNRDYYDSAVKSGRIQVDGKTVSVYYRVQSSQKISHFLHRHEPPVMALDVEILHKGEDVLTVCKPASVPVHPCGQYRKNTVVGILQAEHDLAPLFPIHRLDRLVSGLLILARSASQAEIFRQQIEAGMVQKQYVAKVVGEFPEEEQVVNLRVNFNAREGRSTVEPESTDEKVNGKSACTKFTRISTNGKYSIVSCHPVTGRTHQIRVHLQSTGHPIANDPLYLSDHIDSNSRRAFTAHKTAVKSTHSLESKSNDNHISESEHSVEDFDIDPMCTNCPNLAPIGYDGSEEGLWLHCVRYSGPDWVYECPYPEWASLSL, from the exons ATGATTATATCTTCCGTAACG GCATTCGTTATGTTAAGCCCTACTACTTCGAATTCATTTCTCATGTAT GCTAAGGTTCGGTGGGCCGGGAAGACCATCGTTGATCTGTTTGCCGACGAGTTCAAAGGTCGGAACCGTGATTACTAT GATTCTGCTGTAAAGTCTGGCCGCATACAGGTAGATGGAAAGACAGTGTCTGTTTATTACAGAGTTCAATCATCACAAAAGATTAGTCACTTCCTGCATAG GCATGAACCCCCAGTGATGGCGTTGGATGTTGAGATTCTGCACAAAGGAGAAGATGTACTTACTGTTTGTAAGCCTGCATCTGTTCCC GTACATCCATGTGGTCAATATCGTAAGAACACAGTTGTTGGCATTCTTCAGGCAGAACACGACTTGGCCCCTCTCTTCC CCATTCATCGTCTCGATCGTTTGGTCTCCGGACTTCTTATTCTTGCCAGAAGTGCTTCTCAGGCTGAAATTTTCAGACAACAG ATTGAAGCTGGTATGGTACAAAAACAGTATGTTGCAAAAGTTGTTGGGGAATTTCCTGAGGAGGAG CAAGTCGTTAATTTGAGGGTAAATTTCAATGCTCGAGAAGGAAGGAGTACAGTAGAG CCAGAGTCCACAGATGAAAAAGTCAACGGGAAGTCCGCATGTACAAAATTTACTAGAATCTCTACAAACGGGAAATATAGCATCGTATCATGTCATCCAGTCACTGGAAGAACTCATCAA ATTCGTGTGCACCTACAATCCACGGGTCACCCGATAGCCAATGACCCACTCTACCTCTCCGATCACATTGATAGCAACTCGAGAAGAGCATTTACTGCGCATAAAACCGCAGTGAAGTCGACTCATTCGTTAGAATCCAAGTCAAATGATAATCACATCAGTGAATCTGAACATTCCGTTGAAGATTTTGACATAGATCCAATGTGCACAAATTGCCCAAACTTGGCTCCTATAGG ATACGATGGGAGTGAAGAAGGTTTGTGGCTTCATTGTGTTCGATACAGTGGACCCGATTGGGTATATGAATGTCCATATCCAGAATGGGCATCTTTAAGCTTATAA